One region of Camelina sativa cultivar DH55 chromosome 6, Cs, whole genome shotgun sequence genomic DNA includes:
- the LOC104792532 gene encoding type I inositol polyphosphate 5-phosphatase 8, which yields MGKILKSKASWPRTVVRKWLNLRSGAYEFHSDYSVKVNMEPRRKSCSDMIVPENFPGWLGQGNGDLKQSTGEQHLTRVDDKLDLKMFVGTWNVGGKSPHEGLDLKDWLESPTDADIYVLGFQEIVPLNAGNVLGAEDSGPAAKWLSLIREALNNNNNNDLEVVKNHRTSFELTKSSQQPRFSFSGLSDDNPIPCNSTPLRGYSLAASKQMVGVFLCVWVRDDLRKRITNLKVSCVGRGIMGYLGNKGSVSISMSLHETSLCFVCTHLTSGEKEGDEVRRNLDVAEIFKRTRFSRSSKDSRPETIMDHDKVIWLGDLNYRLRASSDVHEKLINHDWEALLEKDQLKIEQSAGRVFRGWEEGKIYFAPTYKYQINSDNYVVQTGKSKDKRRTPAWCDRILWKGDGMKQLWYVRGESRFSDHRPVQSLFSVHIDLTHNQSNRKTKPVNQNHRPNPVLPYTRHGKVQAEEIWLLTRAQSCIDTQPRLISSAS from the exons ATGGGCAAGATCTTGAAATCTAAG GCTTCTTGGCCAAGGACCGTCGTGAGGAAGTGGCTAAACCTACGTAGCGGCGCTTACGAATTCCACTCCGACTACTCAGTCAAAG tgAATATGGAGCCAAGGCGAAAAAGCTGCTCCGACATGATCGTGCCGGAAAATTTTCcag GGTGGTTGGGCCAAGGAAATGGGGATTTAAAACAATCAACCGGTGAACAACATCTGACACGTGTTGATGACAAACTTGATCTCAA AATGTTCGTGGGGACATGGAACGTGGGAGGGAAGTCGCCACATGAAGGATTAGACTTAAAAGATTGGCTTGAATCTCCCACAGATGCCGATATTTACGTGCTAGG gttTCAAGAAATCGTGCCATTAAATGCCGGTAATGTTCTTGGAGCCGAGGACAGTGGTCCAGCGGCTAAGTGGTTGTCTCTTATCCGAGAAGccttgaacaacaacaacaacaacgacctTGAAGTTGTTAAAAATCACAGAACCTCCTTTGAACTTACGAAATCATCACAACAGCCCCGCTTCAGCTTCTCAGGTCTCTCGGATGATAACCCAATTCCATGCAATTCGACCCCTCTTCGCGGATATAGCCTCGCGGCGAGTAAACAAATGGTGGGGGTATTTTTGTGTGTATGGGTTAGAGATGATCTCCGGAAACGTATAACCAACCTCAAGGTTTCATGCGTTGGCCGTGGTATCATGGGATATCTTGGAAACAAG GGCTCCGTATCCATCAGCATGTCGTTGCATGAGACAAGTCTATGCTTTGTTTGTACCCATCTTACGTCTGGAGAAAAAGAAGGCGACGAGGTCAGAAGAAATTTAGATGTGGCTGAAATATTTAAGAGGACAAGATTCTCACGTTCTTCTAAAGATTCTCGACCCGAGACAATAATGGACCACGA TAAAGTTATATGGCTCGGAGATTTGAATTATCGGCTAAGGGCGAGCAGTGACGTACATGAAAAACTTATAAACCATGATTGGGAAGCACTTCTAGAGAAAGATCAg CTAAAGATAGAACAAAGTGCTGGTAGAGTTTTTAGGGGATGGGAAGAAGGCAAAATTTATTTCGCACCAACGtataaatatcaaataaactctGATAATTACGTTGTCCAGACCggaaaatcaaaagataaaCGACGAACTCCGGCTTG gTGTGATCGGATATTGTGGAAAGGTGACGGGATGAAGCAACTTTGGTACGTGAGGGGAGAGTCAAGATTCTCGGACCACAGACCGGTTCAATCTTTATTTTCGGTACATATTGACTTGACTCATAATCAATCGAACCGGAAAACTAAACCGGTTAACCAAAACCATCGTCCAAACCCGGTATTGCCTTATACGCGCCACGGGAAAGTCCAAGCTGAAGAGATCTGGTTGCTCACGCGTGCACAAAGTTGTATAGATACACAACCTAGACTTATATCCTCTGCTTCctaa